The window CCGGTGACGTGAAATATCACCAGGGCTTCTCTTCCGACGTGGAAACCGAAGGTGGCATGGTTCACCTGGCGCTGGCGTTCAACCCGTCGCACCTGGAGATCGTCAGCCCGGTGGTCATGGGGTCGGTTCGCGCCCGTCGCGATCGTCTGGACGAAGCGCGCAGCAACATGGTGCTGCCGATCACCATCCACGGCGACGCCGCCATCACCGGCCAGGGCGTGGTTCAGGAAACCCTGAACATGTCTCAGGCCCGCGGCTACGAAGTGGGCGGCACCGTGCGTATCGTCATCAACAACCAGGTTGGCTTCACCACCTCCAACCCGCTGGATGCGCGCTCTACCGAATACTGCACCGACATCGCCAAAATGGTTCAGTCGCCGATCTTCCACGTTAATGCGGACGATCCGGAGGCCGTGGCCTTCGTCACCCGCCTGGCGTTGGATTTCCGTAACACCTTTAAGCGTGACGTGATGATCGATCTGGTCTGCTACCGTCGCCATGGGCACAACGAGGCCGACGAGCCGAGCGCCACCCAGCCGGTGATGTATCAGAAGATCAAGAAACACCCTACGCCGCGCAAAATCTACGCTGACGTGCTGACCGAGCAGAAAGTGGCCAGCCTGGAAGATGCCACGGAAATGGTCAACCTGTACCGCGACGCGCTCGACCGCGGCGATTGCGTGGTTGAAGAGTGGCGTCCGATGAACCTGCACTCCTTCACCTGGTCACCGTACCTGAACCACGAGTGGGACGAAGAGTACCCGAGCAAGGTTGAGATGAAGCGCCTGCAGGAGCTGGCACGCCGCATCAGCACCGTGCCGGAAGCGATCGAAATGCAGTCGCGCGTGGCGAAAATCTACGCTGACCGCGCCGAGATGGCCGCAGGCAACAAGCCGTTCGACTGGGGCGCCGCCGAAACGCTGGCCTACGCCACCATGGCGGATGAAGGCATTCCAATCCGCATCTCCGGCGAAGACGCCGGCCGCGGCACCTTCTTCCACCGTCACGCGGTGGTGCACAACCAGAAAAACGGTTCGGTCTACGTTCCGCTGGCGAATATCCACAGCGGCCAGGGCGAATTCAAGGTCTGGGACTCCGTGCTGTCTGAAGAAGCGGTGCTGGCGTTCGAATACGGCTACGCCACGGCGGAACCGCGTACGCTGACCATCTGGGAAGCGCAGTTCGGCGACTTCGCCAACGGCGCGCAGGTCGTTATCGACCAGTTCATCAGCTCCGGCGAGCAAAAATGGGGCCGTATGTGCGGCCTGGTGATGCTGCTGCCGCACGGCTATGAAGGCCAGGGCCCTGAGCACTCTTCCGCGCGTCTGGAACGCTATCTGCAGCTGTGCGCAGAGCAGAACATGCAGGTGTGCGTCCCGTCCACGCCGGCGCAGGTTTACCATATGCTGCGTCGTCAGGCGCTGCGCGGTATGCGCCGTCCGTTGGTGGTGATGTCGCCGAAGTCGCTGCTGCGTCATCCGCTGGCGATTTCTTCGCTGGACGAGCTGGCCAACGGCACCTTCCTGCCGGCGATCGGCGAGATCGACGACTTGGATCCGAAAGCGGTCAAGCGCGTCGTGCTGTGCTCCGGCAAGGTCTACTACGACCTGCTGGAACAGCGTCGCAAGAACGAGCAGAAAGACGTGGCCATCGTGCGCATCGAGCAGCTGTATCCGTTCCCGCATCAGGCCGTGCAGGCCGTGCTGGAGCAATACTCGCACGTGCATGATTTCGTCTGGTGTCAGGAAGAGCCGCTGAACCAGGGCGCCTGGTACTGCAGCCAGCACAACTTCCGTGAAGTGGTGCCGTTCGGGGCTTCTTTACGTTACGCAGGACGTCCGGCCTCCGCTTCTCCGGCGGTGGGCTATATGTCCGTACACCAGAAGCAGCAGCAGGCTCTGGTGAACGACGCGCTGAATATTGACTAATGTTCGCTCGCTTGCCGGCCGTGGGGCCGGCAAGCAGATGATAAAAAACTTAAGGGAAAGCTAAATGAGTAGCGTAGATATTCTGGTTCCTGACCTTCCTGAATCGGTTGCCGATGCGACCGTAGCCACCTGGCACAAAAAGCCGGGCGACAGCGTGCAGCGTGATGAAGTCCTGGTTGAAATCGAAACCGACAAAGTGGTGTTGGAAGTGCCGGCCAGTGAAGCGGGCATTCTCGATGCTATCGTGGAAGAAGAGGGCGCGACCGTACTGTCTCGCCAGCTGCTCGGCCGCATCCGCCCAGGCGACAGCTCCGGCAAACCGACCGCCGAGAAGAGCCAGGAGAAAGAGTCCACGCCTGCACAGCGCGCGACCGCGAGCCTGGAAGAAGAAAGCAATGACGCGCTCAGCCCGGCGATTCGCCGCCTGATCGCCGAACACGACCTCGATGCCGGCGCCATCAAAGGCACCGGCGTGGGTGGCCGCATCACGCGTGAAGACGTGGAAGCGCACCTGGCCAAAGGCGGCGCCGCCGCCAAACCGGCCGCCGCCGCTGAAGCCGCACCGCAGCCTGCTCTGGCCGGCCGTAGCGAAAAACGCGTGCCGATGACTCGCCTGCGCAAACGCGTCGCTGAGCGTCTGCTGGAAGCGAAGAACAGCACCGCGATGCTGACCACCTTCAACGAAATCAACATGCAGCCGATCATGGATCTGCGCAAGCAGTACGGCGAAGCCTTCGAGAAGCGCCACGGCGTGCGTCTGGGCTTCATGTCCTTCTACATCAAGGCGGTGGTTGAAGCGCTGAAGCGCTTCCCGGAAGTGAACGCGTCGATCGACGGTTCCGACGTGGTTTACCACAACTACTTCGACATCAGCATCGCGGTTTCTACCCCGCGCGGCCTGGTGACGCCGGTACTGCGCGATGTGGACGCCATGAGCATGGCTGACATCGAGAAGAAAATCAAAGAGCTGGCCGTTAAGGGCCGCGACGGCAAACTGACCGTGGAAGAGCTGACCGGCGGTAACTTCACCATTACCAACGGCGGCGTATTCGGCTCCCTGATGTCTACCCCGATCATCAACCCGCCGCAGAGCGCCATCCTGGGCATGCACGCCATCAAAGATCGCCCAATGGCGGTCAATGGTCAGGTGGTGATCCAGCCGATGATGTATCTGGCGCTGTCTTATGACCACCGCCTGATCGACGGTAAAGAATCCGTCGGTTATCTGGTGACGGTCAAAGAGATGCTGGAAGATCCGGCTCGTCTGCTGCTGGACGTCTAGTAACCCTTGCCGGGCGCGGCGTGCCGCGCCCGCACTCTGTGCTATGTGGCCGGAAAACCATGCGGTTTACCGCGTAATAATGGTCCGGCTAAAAACCTTCAGAACTGAATGGATAGAACATCATGAATTTACACGAATATCAGGCAAAACAGCTGTTTGCTCGGTATGGCATGCCGGCACCAACCGGTTACGCCTGTACCACTCCGCGTGAAGCAGAAGAAGCCGCATCCAAAATCGGCTCCGGCCCGTGGGTGGTGAAATGTCAGGTTCATGCTGGCGGCCGCGGTAAAGCGGGCGGCGTTAAAGTCGTCAACAGCAAAGAAGATATCCGTGCTTTCGCGGAAGCCTGGTTGGGCAAACGTCTGGTGACTTACCAGACTGACGCGCTGGGCCAGCCGGTTAACCAGATCCTGGTTGAAGCGGCGACCGACATCGATAAAGAACTGTACCTGGGCGCCGTCGTAGACCGCGCGACCCGTCGCATCGTATTCATGGCGTCTACCGAAGGCGGCGTGGAAATCGAGAAAGTGGCGGAAGAAACCCCTGAACTGATCCACAAAATGACCATCGATCCGCTGGCGGGTCCACAGCCTTATCAGGGCCGTGAGCTGGCCTTCAAACTGGGCCTGACCGGCAAGCAAGTCAGCCAGTTCGCCAAGATCTTCATGGGCCTGGCGACGCTGTTCCTGGAGCGCGACCTGGCGATGGTTGAGATCAACCCGCTGGTGATCACCAAGCAGGGCGATCTGGTGTGCCTGGACGGCAAACTGGGCGCCGACGGCAACGCCCTGTTCCGTCAGCCTGAACTGCGTGAAATGCGTGACCCTTCTCAGGAAGATGAGCGTGAATCCCGTGCGGCCCAGTGGGAGCTGAACTACGTTGCCCTCGACGGCAACATCGGCTGCATGGTGAACGGCGCAGGTCTGGCGATGGGCACCATGGACATCGTTAAACTGCACGGCGGCGAGCCGGCCAACTTCCTGGACGTAGGCGGCGGCGCGACCAAAGAGCGCGTGACCGAAGCGTTCAAAATCATCCTGTCCGACGACAAGGTGAAAGCGGTTCTGGTTAACATCTTCGGTGGTATCGTTCGTTGCGATCTGATCGCCGACGGCATCATCGGCGCAGTGGCTGAAGTGGGCGTTAACGTCCCGGTCGTGGTGCGCCTGGAAGGGAACAACGCCGAACTGGGCGCCAAGAAACTGGCGGACAGCGGCCTGAATATCATTGCTGCGACCAGCCTGACTGATGCGGCTCAGCAAGTTGTTGCAGCAGTGGAGGGTAAATAATGTCCATCTTAATCGATAAAAACACCAAAGTAATTTGCCAGGGCTTCACCGGTAGCCAGGGGACTTTCCACTCCGAACAAGCTATCGCTTACGGCACCAAAATGGTTGGCGGCGTCACCCCAGGCAAAGGCGGCACTCAGCACCTGGGTCTGCCGGTGTTCAACACCGTGCGCGAAGCGGTTGAAGCGACCGGCGCGACGGCCTCCGTCATTTACGTTCCAGCGCCGTTCTGCAAAGACTCCATTCTGGAAGCGATCGATGCCGGCATCAAATTGATCATCACCATCACCGAAGGCATCCCGACCCTGGACATGCTGACCGTGAAAGTGAAGCTGGACGAAGCCGGCGTGCGCATGATTGGGCCGAACTGCCCTGGCGTGATCACCCCGGGCGAGTGCAAAATCGGCATCATGCCTGGCCACATCCACCTGCCGGGCAAAGTGGGCATCGTTTCCCGCTCCGGCACCCTGACCTATGAAGCGGTGAAACAAACCACCGATGCCGGTCTGGGCCAGTCCACCTGTGTGGGCATCGGCGGCGACCCGATCCCGGGCTCCAACTTCATCGATATCCTGAAGATGTTCCAACAGGATCCGCAGACCGAAGCGATCGTGATGATCGGTGAGATCGGCGGCAGCGCTGAAGAAGAAGCGGCGGCTTACATCAAAGAACACGTCACCAAACCGGTCGTGGGTTACATCGCCGGCGTGACCGCGCCGAAAGGCAAACGCATGGGCCACGCGGGCGCCATCATCGCCGGCGGCAAAGGCACGGCGGACGAGAAGTTTGCTGCGCTGGAAGCGGCGGGCGTGAAAACCGTTCGCAGCCTGGCGGACATCGGCGACGCGGTAAAAGCGGTGCTGAAGCGCTAAGAACCTAGTACGAAATAACAATATCTCGACATGTTTGGCCACCCATTGGGTGGCCTTTTTTATGGGTAAAGATCAGAAATCGTTGAGCGCCTTGATCAGCGCGATCCGATCCTGCAGGCGGCGCTGCTGCACCGGATCCGCGGCGGCTTGCCGCTGCTGCTCCAGCGAGGTGAGGGCGGCGCGGCAATCGTCGGCGTTGCTGAACAGCGCGTCTTTGACGTTGATCGAGGCGACGTTGGTGTAGCGCCCGTCGTCGGTGGTCGGTACCTGGATAACGCCTTCATTAAGCAGCCGTTTGACGATCGCCCGCTGCGGTTCGTATCCTTCCATGCCAACCAGTTTCCAGCGCTGCGGCGGCACGCCCTGGTATTGGCCGTGTTTCACTTCCGTCAGGTAGCGCAGGGCCAGGTGGCGAATGGTGCCTTCTTCTTCACCGTATTGCGCTTTGCTGTCGAACAGCACCGGGAAGGATTGCCCTTCCAGCGCGCCGCCCTTTTGCGTCAGGTGGCCCATGCGGTAACTGTTCATGCCCAGACGGATCGGCATGTCGTCGGTGACCGGCGTGCCGTCCGCCAGGCGCAGATCGACGATGCGCGAACCGGCGGGTTGGCGCAGATCAATGGTATAGGTGACGCCATCGAAGAAATCGTTGGTGGAATATTTGGACGAACGCCGCGCCGGGTTAAAGCTGTAGGTGACGTCGCCCGGCTGCAGCTGATTGAAGTAGCCGGCGGACCACTCCATATAGCGTTTAAGCGCTTTACCGTTAAGTTGATAAACGGTGATCTCGCCGCCGGCGTATTGGTAGTTAAAGGCGATATCCTTGGCCTTGATGTCGCCGACGTCCAGTTTGGCGCGATCGTTGTCGATCTGCAGAGCGATCACCTGCGCCTGCGGTGCGTAGTGACGGGCGGCCTGCTGGAACAGCGCGCTGATGCCGGTATCCTGCACGTGCACCTGAGGAATGCCGCGGAACTCGTCGGCAGGCACCAGATCGCTGCCGCTCAGCTTCGCCACCACCCGGTTGGCGTTGGCGCGCAAAATGTCATGATACGGCTGGTAGAGAGCCTGCATGGCGCTGTCCGGCGTCAGCCCTTTGATCGGGTAGGTGTAGCTGTTTTTGTCGATCAGCGTGAATTTGCCGTCGCGGCGTTCAAATTGCAGATCGATGCGTGACAGCGCGCGGCCGTATTTGTCCGGTTCGGTGATGATGACGCCGTTGACCACCGCCTTGTCGATCTTCACATGCATGTGGCCGGCGACGATCGCCGCCAGTTCCGGGTTGGCGTTGGCAATGTCGGCCACGCCGGTGCCCGGGCGCTGGTTCTCGTTGTCGATGCCCATATGCGCCACCAGTACGATGGCATCAACCTGGCCGTCGATTTGTTTGATGACCTGTTTCACCGCCTGCACCGGATCGGTGAAGTTCAGTCCTTTGATACGATCGGTGCCCTTGGCGAATTCAGCGGTCATCGGCGTGTCCATGCCGATAATGCCGATCTTCACGCCCTGGCGTTCGAGGATGGTGTAGGCCGGCAGATAAGGCTTGCCGTTGTCCCAGACGATGTTGCCCGCCAGCGCCGCGCCCTTGAACTGCTTGAGCGGGGTGGCCAGCGCCGGCAGGCCGAAGTCGAACTCGTGATTGCCCATCACCCAGACGTCGTAGTTGAGCGTGTTGAGGCCCAGCATCATCGGGCTGACGGCCTCATGCTTGAAGGTTTCAACGAAGTTGCCCTGAATAGTGTCGCCGGCGTCCACCAGGATCAGGTTAGGCTGCTCGGCGCGTACCTTTTTGACCTGAGTGGCTATCTGGCTCAGGCTGCCCGCCAGGTTTTCCGTGTCGCTGGCGTAGTCCCAAGGCACGAAGGTACCGTGCAGATCGGAGGTGCCCAGCAGGGTGATGTTTACCGTTTCGGCGGCCATGGCGTTTCCCGAGAGTCCCAAGACAGAGGCAAAGATGATTTTTTTCATAACTTATTGTCACTCAATGCAATTTTAACATAAGCGGTCATTTTGCTACAAAATCGCAACCTTTACGATCCCATCGCGAGAAATAGACTAATATTGGAGAGAGATTTGTTGTTTTGTGACTGCAATCACTGTCACGGCTTAATGGAAATAAAAGGTTAATTATGTCGCAGAATAAGCGCGTAATAATACAATGGCAGCTCTTTTAAATTACATTTATTTAACACAAAAATATCATTAAAAAACAATTAAACCATTGCGCAACATGCCCTCAAGAAAAATAGGCGAAATGTGCTGATGAATATGGAAATAATATGCGGATAGGCTTAAATTGTCTCAGATCAAATTAGCCCGAAGTACCTCTTTCGGCTAAGATTTGACCTGTAACCAAAAGTCCAACCCACGTCACGTAAAAACCTATTTATTGTGTGGAATTGGGCGAGTATCATCCATGTTGTGATTATGGATGGTTGATCTTGTTGCATTTGTTACCCGTTGTCGGTTTTCAGTGGCGTGCTTGTCGACGGCCCGAGAGGCTATTGGCGAGTGTGCGGTTGAAAGCGGAGAAGCTGGATCAAATTTGTTGTGTTTAAGGGCATTCACTGCGGGGCGTTACTGGCGGCTTTGAAAGAAGCATGCCGATAACCGCGTGTCGGAGTCTTCCTGCGAGGAGCAAGGAGTCAAGATGTTTGATATTGTCGAACTGTCGCGCTTACAGTTTGCTTTAACGGCGATGTACCATTTCTTATTTGTCCCATTAACGCTCGGTATGGCGTTCTTGCTGGCAATTATGGAAACGGTATATGTCCTGTCTGGCAAACAAATCTATAAAGACATGACCAAATTCTGGGGAAAGTTATTTGCGATTAACTTTGCTCTGGGTGTGGCCACCGGTTTGACCATGGAGTTCCAGTTCGGGACCAACTGGTCGTATTTCTCTCATTACGTCGGCGATATCTTCGGGGCCCCACTGGCTATCGAAGGTCTGATGGCGTTCTTCCTTGAATCGACGCTAGTCGGCCTGTTCTTCTTCGGCTGGGATCGTCTGAGCAAGGTGCAGCACATGGCGGTAACCTGGTTCGTGGCCCTCGGCTCCAACCTGTCCGCGCTGTGGATCCTGGTCGCCAATGGCTGGATGCAGAACCCGATCGCGTCGGATTTCAACTTCGAAACCATGCGCATGGAGATGGTCAGCTTCTCCGAGCTGGTGCTTAACCCGGTTGCGCAGGTGAAATTCGTTCACACCGTGGCTGCAGGTTACACCACCGGCGCCATGTTCGTGCTGGGCATCAGCTCCTACTATCTGCTGAAGGGCCGCGACATCGCTTTCGCCAAGCGCTCCTTCGCCATCGCCGCCAGCTTCGGCATGGCTGCGGTGCTGTCGGTGATCGTGCTGGGTGACGAATCCGGTTACGAAATGGGCGACGTACAGAAAACCAAACTGGCCGCCATCGAAGCGGAGTGGGATACCCAGCCGGCGCCGGCGTCCTTCACTCTGTTCGGCATTCCCGATCAGGACAAGATGGAAAACTCCTTCTCTATTCAGATCCCGTATGCGCTTGGCCTGATCGCCACGCGTTCCACCGACACGCAGGTCACCGGCCTGAAAGATCTGCTGGCGCAACATGAAGTGCGCATCCGCAACGGCATGAAAGCCTACCAGCTGCTGGAAGAGCTGCGCGGCGGCAATACCGATCCTGCGGTGCGTGCGGAATTCAACAAAACCAAGCAAGACCTGGGCTACGGCATGCTGCTGAAGCGTTATACCCCGAACGTCAGTGACGCGACGGAAGCGCAGATCCAGCTGGCGACCAAGGACTCCATTCCACGCGTGGCGCCGCTGTACTTCGCCTTCCGCATCATGGTGGCCTGTGGCGTGCTGATGCTGCTGATTATCGGCCTGTCCTTCCTGAGCGTGGTGCGCGGCCGCATCGGCCAGAAAAAATGGCTGTTGCGTGCGGCGCTGTATGGCCTGCCGCTGCCGTGGATCGCGGTGGAAGCCGGCTGGTTCGTGGCGGAATACGGCCGTCAACCGTGGGCGATTGGTGAGGTGCTGCCGACCGCAGTCGCCAACTCTTCGCTGACCGCGGGCGACATTCTGTTCTCGATGGGGCTGATTTGCGGCTTGTACACCCTGTTCCTGGTGGCTGAAATGTACCTGATGTTCAAGTTTGCGCGTCTGGGTCCAAGCAGCCTGAAAACCGGCCGCTACCACTTTGAACAACCGACTGCCGCCGTGCAGGAAGCGCGCTAAACAGGAGTCCACGTATGTTTGACTATGAAGTACTGCGATTTATCTGGTGGGTGCTGGTTGGCGTACTGCTGATCGGCTTCGCCGTCACCGACGGTTTCGACATGGGCGTCGGCATCCTGGTGCGCATCATCGGTAAAACCGATACCGAGCGCCGGGTGATGATCAACTCCATCGCCCCGCACTGGGACGGTAACCAGGTGTGGCTGATCACCGCCGGCGGCGCGCTGTTCGCCGCCTGGCCGATGGTCTACGCAGCGGCCTTCTCGGGCTTCTACGTCGCCATGATCCTGGTGCTGGCGGCCTTGTTCTTCCGCCCGGTCGGTTTTGACTACCGTTCCAAGCTGGAGAGCACCCGCTGGCGCAACATGTGGGACTGGGGCATCTTCATCGGTTCCTTCGTGCCTGCATTGGTGTTCGGCGTGGCGTTCGGCAACCTGCTGCAGGGCGTGCCGTTCCATGTGGACGAGTACCTGCGTCTGTTCTACACCGGCAACTTCTTCCAACTGCTGAATCCGTTCGGTCTGTTGGCAGGCGTGGTCAGTCTGACCATGCTGGTCACTCAGGGCGCGACTTACCTGCAGATGCGCACCACCGGCGAGATCCACCTGCGGTCACGCGCCGCAGCGCAGATCGCGACGCTGATCATGGCGGTATGCTTCCTGCTGGCGGGCGTGTGGCTGGTGAAAGGCATCGACGGCTACGTGATCACTTCGGCGCTGGACACCATGGCGGAATCCAACCCGCTGCGTAAAGAAGTGGCGCATCAGGCCGGCGCATGGCTGATCAACTTCAACAAGTATCCGCTGCTGTGGGCGTTGCCTGCGCTGGGCGTGGTGCTGCCGTTGTTCACCATCCTGTTCTCGCGTCTGGAGAAAGGCGCGCTGGCGTTCGTCACCTCGTCGCTGACCATCGCCTGCGTCATCCTCACCGCCGGGGTCACCATGTTCCCGTTCGTGATGCCGTCCAGCACCGTGCCTAACGTCAGCCTGACCATGTGGGATGCGACCTCGAGCCTGTTGACGCTGAAAGTGATGACCGTCGTGGCGGCGATCTTCGTGCCTATCGTTTTGGCGTACACCAGCTGGTCGTACTACAAAATGTTCGGTCGCCTCGACAAGAATTACATCGAAAACAACAAGCATTCGCTGTACTAAGGATAAGGAGCTAAACCATGTGGTATTTTGCCTGGATTCTCGGAACGCTTCTTGCCTGCGCCTTCGGCATCATCACGGCGCTGGCGCTTGAGCAGAGCGAAGCGACCAAAGCTCAGCAAGACGGTAAGTGATGAGCTCGTCCGTGATTGACAAGCTGTACGCTGTCACCGACAAGGGCCCGGTTCGGGCCCTTTCCCTGGCGCTGGCGTTGATTTTGGCGGGGTGCGTGTTCTGGGATCCGACGCGTTTCGCCGCCAAAACCAGCTCGCTGGAGATTTGGGAAGGGCTGTTGCTGATTTGGGCCGTATGCGCCGGGGTGATCCACGGTTTCGGATTCCGCCCGCAGCGCAGCGTCTGGCGCGCTTTTTTCGCGCCGCTTCCCGCAATTGTGATCTTGTGCGCAGGATTACTTTACGTTTCTTTATAATCTCCCCGATGTCCCCACGTTATGGGCCCTCACGGCCCATAATTATTTTCATTCCCATCTTGTAACCCATTCCCAACCCGATCCGTCTTGCGTATAGTAGCAGCGTTAAATTGCATTGCTGGGAAGTAGAGTGAGTAATACGTTGTTTCGATGGCCGGTTCGCGTTTACTACGAGGATACCGATGCCAGTGGTGTGGTCTATCACGCCCGCTACGTCGCCTTTTTTGAAAGAGCGCGCACAGAGATGCTGCGTCAGCACAACTTTCATCAACAGCAGCTGCTCAGTGAACAAGTCGCTTTTGTCGTCCGGCGCATGACGGTGGATTATCTGGCTCCGGCTCGTCTCGACGAGCAACTGGAGGTCCAGAGTGAAATCACCTCTCTGCGCGGGGCTTCTCTCACGTTTGCTCAACGCATTGTCAATTCTGACGGGGCCCTACTGAGCCAGGCAGATGTCCTGATTGCCTGTATTGATCCACACCAAATGAAGCCAAGAGCGCTTCCTAAGTCTATTGTCGCGGAGTTTAAGCAGTGACTGACATGAACATCCTAGATTTATTCTTGAAGGCGAGCCTGCTGGTTAAGCTTATCATGTTGATTTTGATATGCTTCTCGGTAGCCTCCTGGGCGATCATCATTCAGCGCACCCGCATCCTCAATGCGGCGACGCGCGACGCCGAAGCCTTTGAAGACAAATTCTGGTCCGGTATCGAGCTTTCCCGTCTGTACCAGGAAAGTCAGGCGCGTCGCGATAGCCTGACCGGTTCCGAGCAGATCTTCCATTCCGGTTTCAAAGAGTTCGCCCGCCTGCACCGCGCCAACAACCATGCGCCGGAGTCGGTGATCGAAGGCGCGTCGCGCGCGATGCGCATTTCGATGAACCGCGAGCTGGAAACGCTGGAAACCCATATTCCGTTCCTCGGCACCGTCGGTTCGATCAGCCCGTATATCGGCCTGTTCGGCACCGTGTGGGGGATCATGCACGCCTTTATCGCGCTGGGCGCGGTGAAGCAAGCCACGCTGCAGATGGTGGCGCCGGGTATCGCCGAAGCGCTGATCGCCACCGCGATCGGTCTGTTCGCCGCCATCCCGGCGGTAATGGCCTACAACCGTCTCAACCAGCGCGTCAACAAGCTTGAGCAGAATTACGACAACTTTATGGAAGAGTTCACCGCTATTCTGCATCGTCAGGCCTTCTC of the Serratia marcescens subsp. marcescens ATCC 13880 genome contains:
- the cydB gene encoding cytochrome d ubiquinol oxidase subunit II: MFDYEVLRFIWWVLVGVLLIGFAVTDGFDMGVGILVRIIGKTDTERRVMINSIAPHWDGNQVWLITAGGALFAAWPMVYAAAFSGFYVAMILVLAALFFRPVGFDYRSKLESTRWRNMWDWGIFIGSFVPALVFGVAFGNLLQGVPFHVDEYLRLFYTGNFFQLLNPFGLLAGVVSLTMLVTQGATYLQMRTTGEIHLRSRAAAQIATLIMAVCFLLAGVWLVKGIDGYVITSALDTMAESNPLRKEVAHQAGAWLINFNKYPLLWALPALGVVLPLFTILFSRLEKGALAFVTSSLTIACVILTAGVTMFPFVMPSSTVPNVSLTMWDATSSLLTLKVMTVVAAIFVPIVLAYTSWSYYKMFGRLDKNYIENNKHSLY
- the cydX gene encoding cytochrome bd-I oxidase subunit CydX; its protein translation is MWYFAWILGTLLACAFGIITALALEQSEATKAQQDGK
- the ybgE gene encoding cyd operon protein YbgE is translated as MSSSVIDKLYAVTDKGPVRALSLALALILAGCVFWDPTRFAAKTSSLEIWEGLLLIWAVCAGVIHGFGFRPQRSVWRAFFAPLPAIVILCAGLLYVSL
- the ybgC gene encoding tol-pal system-associated acyl-CoA thioesterase, whose product is MSNTLFRWPVRVYYEDTDASGVVYHARYVAFFERARTEMLRQHNFHQQQLLSEQVAFVVRRMTVDYLAPARLDEQLEVQSEITSLRGASLTFAQRIVNSDGALLSQADVLIACIDPHQMKPRALPKSIVAEFKQ
- the tolQ gene encoding Tol-Pal system protein TolQ; translated protein: MTDMNILDLFLKASLLVKLIMLILICFSVASWAIIIQRTRILNAATRDAEAFEDKFWSGIELSRLYQESQARRDSLTGSEQIFHSGFKEFARLHRANNHAPESVIEGASRAMRISMNRELETLETHIPFLGTVGSISPYIGLFGTVWGIMHAFIALGAVKQATLQMVAPGIAEALIATAIGLFAAIPAVMAYNRLNQRVNKLEQNYDNFMEEFTAILHRQAFSSDSK